The Argonema galeatum A003/A1 genome contains the following window.
CGCTGATAAAAATAATAGGTACATCGCGAGTTCGTTCATCTGCTTTGAGATGTTCGCAAACCTGGTATCCATCCATGTTAGGCATGATGATGTCCAGCAAAATCAGATCTGGTGGGGCTGTCTGCGCCGATGATAGCGCCAGTTTGCCATTAATTGCTGGGCGGACTTTATATCCTTTTTGAGTCAACATATTGACTAAAAGTTGTAAGTTGGCAGTGGTATCATCAACCCTCTTTTTGAGTTGAAGCAACTGAGTCTGTCGGTTCATCGTAGATATAATGCACGCCTAGATGTTTGTGCATGACTTCAAAAATGTCTGCTTCGCGGAATGGTTTGCGTAAAAAATCATCGCAACCCGCTGAGAGGACAACAGCTTTTTCTTCCTCAAAAACGCTGGCAGTTAGGGCAATAATGGCGGTAGCCTGTCCTTTGGTGTGGGTTTTGATGTGCTTGGTGGCTTCGTAGCCATCCATCACCGGCATCCTCATGTCCATCCAGATTAAATGCGGACGCCAACTCGACCAGATTTCGATCGCCTCAAGACCGTTGCTGGCTTCTTGGAGGTCAAAGCCAAGCGGCTGCAACATTTTATACAGCAGATGGCGATTTTCCCATCGGTCATCTACAATCAGGATGCGATAGCTGGGTTGGTTGGGTTCTAAGGCAATGACTCGACGCGGAGACTGTTTGCTTTTGATGTCGGTGGCATCAACTTGCGCGATCGCAATGTCAAACTTGAAAATAGTACCTTTGCCCACCTCACTGCTGACAGTTATTTCACCCTTCATCAGTTTCACAAATTGGCGGCTAATCGCCAAGCCCAAACCAGTTCCCTGATGGCTGGTTTTGCCGGTTTTGGTCTGCACAAAAGCTTTAAAGAGGTTGTTTAGTTCCTCCGGGGCGATACCTGGGCCTGTGTCTTCCACTTCAAAAGTAAAAAGAAAAAAATCTGCCTTTTTACTTTTTACTTTTAAAGACACACCCCCAAAATCAGTAAATTTAATCGCATTATTAAGCAGGTTAATCAAGACTTGACGTAACTTGACTTCATCGGTTCGCAGGTATTGTGGGACAGTCGGCGATCGCTCGAATATCAACTGCAAATCTTTATCCTCTGCTTTGAGACGAAACATATCTTCTAGATCCTCAAGCAGGCAATAAAGGTCAAAATTTTCTTCATTAAGCGTAATGCGACCGGCTTCAATTTTAGATAATTCTAGCACTTGATTGATTAGCCTAAGCAGGTGTTCCCCGCTGCGGCTAATAATGCCGAGATTTTGCTCTTGTTCTAGAGTCAAGCTTCCGGCGCTGTTCATCAATTGTGCAAAGCCAAGAATGGCGTTGAGCGGCGTTCTCAATTCGTGGCTCATATTGGCTAAAAATTCGCTTTTAGCTTGGTTGGCAGCATCGGCAGCTGACTTGGCTTTTTGTAACTGGGCAGTGCGTTCGTTGACTTTTTTTTCTAGTTCGGAATTGGCATTTTCTAAAGCGGCAAAGGACTCTTTTAACTGAATAGCCATCTGGTTAAAAGCGCGAGTCAGATTTCCCAGTTCATCGCTGCGTTCTACCTCTAATGTATCCTCTAATTTTCCCTCATACAGAGCTGTAGCGGCAGCATTTAAGCGCCGAATTGGTTGTGTTACCCAGCGATCTGTAATAATGCCAACAAATGTAGCTACAATTAAGGCTACTAGGCACAGCATAATTGTAGTTCTGGTGTTAGCGTTGATTTGCTCCATGAAGTCGGATTCTGGTACGATCGCGACAATCAACCAATTAAGACCTCGACTATCGTGGAATGGCAAAACTTGCACAAATTGGCGCTTGCCATCAAGCATGAAATAAAGTTGTTGCGTGCTGTCAATTTTACTGAAATTACCAAAGCGCGAGCTTAAATATTTGGCTGTGAATCGGACTAATTGATTACTGCTATCTGTTGCCAAAAGCCGTTTTTGATCTTTAATGGTAGAGCTTTTAATATAAGCTTTTTCTTTGTTTGAGTTCGCGACCAGCGACCCATCACGCTCTATAATAAAGACTTGTCCTGAACGACTTATTTCAATGGTTCTCAGGAATTTACTTATTTCGTCAATAGTACGGATAACATAAGTTACTCCCAGCAGCTTACCAGTCTTTTCCTCATAGATTGGTTCCGCAAGAGCTAACAGCAACTCTCCAGTGTAAATGTGTGGTATAGATGGAAGTCCAAGCCGAACCTTTTGCTTGCACCGCCACTTGATACCAGGGTCGCTGCCGAGAATCAAAATAATTGGAAATGCTAATGACTTTAGTTGGATTACCTCGATCGTCTATGGTATATGTAGTATATGGCCCCCCGCCATCTTTCGCTGCTCGAATTACAAAAGTACCATCGCCAAGACGTTCAACAGCCCTATGTCCTCCTAATGCCGTACCAAATCCGATTATAGTCATGGGAGACCAAGAACTTAGCTGGGTTTCGTCCCATAATTGACGTTCCTGGCTAGTAAAATCGTTGAAACGCCAAAAACCGCGCCCAAATGCTCTGCTATTGCTTTTATTGATCGAATTTGGTACTTCTAGGTAAGTTTTGATTTTGTCTGCAACACGAGCATTAATTCCGCTTTGCAACTTGGTGACAAGATCGCTGACTGCCTCTTGTCCGTTTCTAAATGAGAGATATCCCGTCAATCCCACGGCGGCAAAGATTTGCAGCATAAAGGGGACAATCAGGACGGTGCGGAGGGGGACTTTTCCAGAAATTTTGGCAACTAAGCGATTGAGAGATTTGATGGACATAGGGCCGATCGTTCTGGTTTTTTTATAATTATTAATTATTTAATATCTCGAATACATAAGATTCGATCGGCGATTTATGAATGTTATTATAGCATTTTACCTATAATTTGACAAGATGGCGATCGCCCTCACGATTGACTGCTATAATTGGATTTCAAATATACCTTTTGAAAATTCTAAGTGTAAATTATCACCAGATTAGTATGAACAGCCTTCCAGACGAGTCAAAGAATTACAATATTCTAATTGTTGATGATACCCTGCATAACTTGCGCCTGCTATCAAATATACTAACCGATCGAGGCTATAGAGTCCGATGCGTACCCAAAGGAACGATGGCTCTGTCCACAGCCCGGTTGTGTCCGCCAGACTTGATTTTGCTAGATATAATGATGCCTGAAATGGATGGCTATGAAGTCGGCAAGCGGCTAAAAGCAGATGAACTAACTCGCGATATACCCATTATTTTTATTAGTGCTTTGTATGAAGCGCTAGATAAAGTGAAAGCTTTTGCTATTGGCGGAGTAGACTATATCACCAAACCGTTTCAAGTTGAAGAGGTTTTGGCTCGCGTCGAAAATCAATTCCGCTTGCAGAAGCTGCAAAAACAACTTGCAGAGCAAAACGCACTGCTGCAACAAGAAATTCGGGTGCGCCGGGAGGCAGAAATGGCCTTGCGGCAGCAATTAAAGCGATCGCAGCTCGTGGGGGCAATTCTGGAACGCATTCGTTCCTCTCTCAATCTGGAGGAAGTCCTCACAACTGCTGTGCGGGAAGTGCGAGAGTTTTTGTCAACTGACCGGACAATCATTTATCGCTTTAACCCCGATTGGAGTGGGGTTGTAGCTGTCGAGTCGGTAGGCGAGGGGTGGACATCTACTTTGGCAACTGAGATTAAAGACAATTGCTTTATCAACACCTATGTCCCCCTATATCAGCAAGGTCGCATCGCAGCGATCGCAGATATTCAAAAATCCGATCTCGATCCGTGCCACTTAGATCTGCTCAGTACATTTGAGGTGAAAGCTAACCTAGTAGTCCCCATCCTGTATGCGGAAGAAACAATCGTAAATTCAAAATCCTTTATCCAAAATCGGTTATGGGGACTGCTAATTGCCCACAACTGTCAAGGCGAAAGGGAGTGGCACTTATCAGAGATAGAATCCCTCCAACAGTTATGCGTGCAACTGGCGATCGCCATCCAGCAATGCACCCTGTTTGAACAAGCCAAAACTGAAATTGCCGATCGCAAACAGGCAGAAGAAAAACTGCGGCAAAGCGAACAGCGTTTTCGCGATGTGTCCGAAGCAGTGGGAGAATATCTCTGGGAAATGGATATCAACGCCATCTACACCTTCGTTACCGATCGAGTCAAATCGATTAAAAAATATGCACCGCCACAATTAATCGGACGTGCGCCGCTTGAATTCATGCCTCAAGAAGACAAAGAAAAAGTTGACAATATATTGCGCGACGCCGCTAGAACAAAAAGCACCTTTAAAGTAGAACACCGTCATATCACCCCCAGAGGGAAGATAATTTGGGAAGAAATAAGTGGAATTCCACTGTTGGACTGTAACAGTAATGTTGTCGGTTTCCGTGGTGCTGGACTAAACATCACAGAGCGCAAGCAGGCAGAAGAAGTACTGCAAAAAGCCAAAGAAGCTGCCGATGCCGCCAATCGCGCCAAGAGCGAATTCCTCGCCAATATGAGCCACGAATTGCGGACGCCACTGAATGCTATCCTGGGCTTTACGCAAATAATGAACCGCGATTCATCCCTCAACTCAGAGCAGCAAGAACATCTGAGAATCATCAATCGCAGTGGCGAGCATTTGCTATCATTAATCAACGACATTTTAGAAATGTCCAAAATAGAAGCTGGCAGGACAACCTTAAATGAAAAAACCTTTGACTTAATTCGCCTGCTTAACATCCTGTCAGAAATGTTGCAATTGAAAGCCTCAAATAAAGGCTTAAAACTCCTAATTGAATATGCCCCAGACCTTCCTCAATATGTGCGAACCGACGAAATTAAATTGCGACAAGTTTTGATTAACCTGTTGGGGAATGCCATCAAATTTACCGAAGCAGGTAGTGTAACGCTTCGCGTGTCATTGGTCATTAGTCCTTCGTCATTAGTAAAAGAATTTGCACAAATGACCGATGACAAAGGACAAATAACAATTTTGTTTGAAGTAGAAGATACTGGCTTCGGTATTGCCCCAGAAGAGATAAACAAGTTATTTCAAGCCTTTGGACAAACAGAAACTGGTCGAAAGTCTCAACAAGGAACTGGATTGGGTTTAGCCATCAGCCAAAAATTTGTGCAACTTATGGGAGGAGATATCACTGTTAGCAGTGTAGTGGGTATAGGAACAAAATTTACATTTAATATCCAGAGCGGTTTAGCTCAATTCCACGAAGTTCAGACGATTCAGGAAACCCGCAAGGTAATTGGCTTAGCGCTCAACCAACCTGAATATCGCATCTTGGTAGTTGAAGATGTCAAAGTCAGCCGCATCCTATTAGTCAAACTGCTGGCGTCGGTTGGCTTCTTCGTGCGCGAAGCCGCCAACGGTTATGAAGCAATTTCCCTGTGGTCAAGCTGGTCACCCCACCTAATTTTTATGGATATGCAGATGCCGAGTATGGACGGATATGAAGCCACCAAACGTATCAAAGCGCAATCGAAAGGTCAGGCGACACCGATTGTCGCCCTAACTACCAGTGCTTTTGAAGAGCAACGAAGGTCTGTTTTATCAGCAGGCTGCGATGACTTCATCCGCAAGCCTTTCCGAGAGGAGATAATCTTTGAAAAGATAGCTCAATATCTAGGGGTACGGTATCTTTATGAAGAGTCTTTGTCAGACAAAAAGCAGATTGCAGAAGACCAAACAGCAGATTTATCCTACCTTTCAGGAAGTTCGCCCTACATCCTCGCTGTTTCATCCTTCCAAGATATGTCTGCTGAGTGGGTCGCGGCTTTACATCAAGCTGCGATCGAGGCAGATGGCGAGTTTATTTTCAGCCTTGCCGAGCAAATTACAAATTCAAATGCTATGCTGTTTAAGGCTTTGACGGATTTGGTTAATAGCTTTCAATTTGAAAAAATTACCGATGTAACAGAACAAATTATCAAATAAATAACAGGTAAAAGGTATATCATAAAATGATTAGCGCTCGAGCATCTACACCAAAAGGCAATATTCTACTTGTTGACGACACGCCAGAGAATCTACACCTCTTATCCGAACTGTTGATAGATCAGGGCTATAAAGTTCGCTGCGTAATGAACGGGCAGACGGCATTGAAGGCAGCTAGGGCAAAAGCACCGGATTTGATTTTGCTCGACATCATGATGCCGCACATGAATGGCTACGAGGTTTGCCAAATACTTAAAGCCGATCCGCAAACTAACGAAATTCCGGTGATTTTTTTGAGCGCTCTAGATGAGGTGTTAGACAAGGTAAGAGCTTTTAGTGTTGGGGGTGTAGATTACATCACCAAACCGTTTCAGTTTGAAGAAGTTTTAATGCGCGTTAAAAATCAACTGGCTCTAAAGACAGCAGAAGTTAAAATTCTCCAACTGAACGCAGAACTTGAATTTAAGGTTAAAGAGCGCACCAATCAGCTCAAAGAGCGCTCTTTTGAACTAGAATTAGCAAATCAAGAACTTCAGCAGGAAATTGCCGAACGCAAGCTGCTCGAAAAGCAACTTTTGCATATAGCGCTGCACGACCCCCTGACTGGTTTGCCCAACCGGGCTTTGTTTATGGAGCGTTTGAAACAGGCTCTTAAGCGTGCTAAGGAACAGTCAATTTATCAGTTTGCCGTTCTGTTTTTAGATTGCGATCGCTTTAAAATCGTCAATGATTCTCTCGGTCATTTAGTAGGAGACGAATTGCTGACTGCGATCGCTAATCGATTGCAAGCATTCCTCAAACCAGTTGATACCTTCGCGAGGTTAGGTGGCGATGAGTTCACTCTTCTGGTAGAAGATATCAAAGATGCCAGCAGCGTTACCGAGATCGCAGAGCGAATTCTTGGGGAACTATCTCGCCCTTTCTATTTGGATAAACGCGAGGTATTTATGACTGCTAGTATTGGCATTGTACTGGGAAATATTCGGTATAACCAGCCAGAACATTTACTGCGGGACGCCGATACGGCAATGTATCGCGCTAAGGCATCGGGGAAAGCCCGGTATCACGTTTTTGACCCAACCATGCACCAGGAAGCACTTGAGCTTTTACAGCTAGAAACTGACCTTCGCAGGGCGATCGAACGGCAAGAATTTGTCGTGTATTATCAGCCGATCGTAGCACTTGCCACGGGCAAAATTGCTGGGTTTGAAGCTCTAGTACGCTGGCAGCATCCTACTCGCGGTTTTGTTTCTCCAGGGGACTTCATTCCTGTGGCAGAAGAAACGGGTTTGATTACTTCTATTGGCACTTGGGTAATGCGGTCAGCTTGCCAGCAGCTACGCATTTGGCAAGAACAAAAACTTGCTCAAGACCATCTAACTATGAGCGTCAATCTTTCTGTACCGGAATTCTCACAACCCAATTTGATCGCTCATATCGACCAAATTCTTCACGAAACTCAACTAAGTCCCCAAAGTTTAAAACTAGAAATTACTGAAAGTGCAATAATGGACAAAGATGGCTCGGTTACGGGGATTCTCCAAGAACTTAGAAACCGTCAAATTCAGTTGAGTATTGATGATTTCGGAACTGGTTATTCCTCTCTGAGTTATTTAAATCGTCTGCCTGTTGATACCCTGAAAATTGACCGCTCTTTCATTAACCCTATAGATAATAATCCTGAAAGTTTGGGGCTTGTTCCGGTTATTATCAGCATTGCTCATACGCTGGGTATGAGTGCGATCGCAGAAGGCGTCGAAACCCCCCAACAGCTAGCCAAACTCAGAACGCTAAACTGTGGCTTCGGTCAGGGATACTTGTTCTCAAAACCATTGGATAGCAAATTGGTAGTAGACTTGCTCGCAGCAGATCCCCTGTATTGATATCGGTAAACCCTACCCTAGCTATACCCTTTGGCTTGTTCTACTGCTGTCCAGAGTTCGTTGTATTTTGCTTGAACTGATTCGTCAAGTTCTTCTGTAAGATTAGCAGGCAGTTGCAATTCTCGAATCAATTCTAGGACATCTGCCAAGTCTTTTAATCTGTCAGGCGCAGACATTCCAGATGCTAATTTGAGTTCAATCAATTTGTTTATGGCAATCACTTTTATGCCCTCCCTATCTACAGTGACTGTAGCCGGATTGGGAAAAGAAACAGACTTTGGTTTGCCATCTCCTGGAAATTCGCCTGTTATTAAAATTTCTACAGTTACGTTGGTGACTGTATCTCGAAAACTCCGACTTGCACCTGGAAAAGAAGGAACAAATCCTCTGCCTACTAGAAAACGACAAAATGCTTCGAGTCCTGACGAGCTTAGCAGTATATCTACATCTTGAGTTGCGCGAACGTAACCGTGTATAACTAAAGCCATTCCACCAATAATACAGTAATCAATTCCAGCCGATTCAAGCGCTTGTGCTAGTTTTCGTAGTGTTTGGTAAACTTTGCCCTGTTGCATAAAGAAAAGATCCAGTTCTAAAAGTCTTTGCATTTTTAAATTCGGCTCTAGTTGAGTGCGGTTCAACTTTAGGTTTTTATAACATAATTCAAAAATTATAGCATCAAACATTAGGAATCGTGAAGTAAAAAGTTGTTCCCACTTCGATCTGAGATTCTACCCAAATGCGACCTCCGTGGCGTTCAACAATCTTCTTGCAGATGCTCATCCCGATACCAGTACCGGGGTAGTCATTATAGGAGTGCAGGCGTTGAAAAATCTCAAAAATGCGCTCAAAGTTTTCGGTTTCTATTCCTATGCCATTGTCACGAACTGCTATTAGCCATTCATCGTTGTTTTTTGGTTGTGCCGTTATTTCGATCGAGGGCGGAACTTCGGGACGGCGAAACTTAATGGAATTGCTAATCAAGTTTTGGAATAGGCGCATCAGTTGAGTGCGATCGGCCCTTATTGTTGGCAGATCCGAATGGGTAATGCTTGCACCGCTTGAGGAAATCTCCTCGCGCAAATTACCCAGCGCTTCTTCTAACACAGTTTTGCAATCAGTTGGATTAAACTCTTCAGTGCGCGTTCCTACCCTCGAATAGGCTAGCAAGTCCTCAATTAGTTGCGTCATTCGCCATCCTGCATTTACAATTCGCTCAATGTATCGCTTAGCGTCGTCATCGAGATTTTTTTCGTATTTCCAGCTTAAAATACGGGCGTAGCCTACGATCGCTTGTAGGGGTGATTGTAAATCGTGGGAGGCGATGTAGGCGAATTGTTCTAATTCGGCATTGGAACAGGCTAGTTCTTCGTTCAATTTTTGCAATTTTGCATTTTGCTCGGTGAGTTGGCGATGCTGCTGCTGGATAGTCAGTTGATTAGTAACGCGAACCAAAACTTCTTCAATTTGAAATGGCTTGGTTATGTAGTCTATGCCACCAACCCTAAAAGCTTTCACTTTGTCCAACACATCATCAAGAGCGCTGATAAAAATCACCGGCACTTCGCGAGTTTTTTCATCTGCTTTCAGGACTTGACAAACTTCATAACCATCCATATTTGGCATCATAATATCGAGTAATATCAAATCCGGTAAGACTGTTTGACACGCACTCACAGCTATTTGCCCGTTTAATGCTTTGCGAACGTGGTATCCATGCTTTGTGAGCATGGAAGATAAAACGCGCAGATTATTTGGCTGATCGTCAACTACAAGAATGTTACCTTTAGATGGCTGGGTTAAATTTTTACTCATTCTATGGGCAAGGCTGATAATAGCTGGAAATCACACTATATTTTTTCGATTATTATCTGTATTTTGTAGCCAATATTCGGGCTTGTCATCGTCAATATTGTTTCTAGGAATGCTAACCAGTCTGCCAACTACGCGATCGCGCTTACCAGACCTGAAGCTATAGCACACGCACCCCTACTCTCTAGTGTGTCAGGACTTACGCAATATTTCTTGTTTCGCCCCCCTGCCCCCAAATCTGGGGGGAGTAAGCTCCTGTTCCCCCCAGATTTGGGGGGTTAGGGGGGCTAATGCGTAAGTCCAGAGTGTCTTATGCCGTCAGACTTTAGCATATTCTCTAACTCAGAATTGTACTTACTCGGTTTCAATGCCAGAAGCGCTGCGCTCGTACTACCCGCTTATAGGAGGACAAGGAGGTGGTACGAGCAAGCGTACGAAAAGTCAGAGGGGAAGCGATCGCATCTACTTCGGTGAATGTAACATAACTGCTACGCTTCTACGTACCACGGAAATGCGATCGCTCCTCACGTACAGCACGTCTACTGACAGTACCCCGGTTCGGGTGACATTCACCTGACCGGGGTATGCACATAATTTACATTTGTCAATACTAGGTCTGTTGGCATTTGGTGCAATTGGTGCTGGTTCAATGCTCAAGCGCAAAGAGCAACAAAAAGCGACAGTAAAAGCATAACCCAACAAGCTAAACTGATTCACCAACAGAAGGCTTAGGCTAACAGTTGCAACAAACCTGTCAAACCAATTAAAGCACAATCCGTGTTTTTCCCAGTGGAAAGCGCGGCTATTTTTTGGGGGGATGATGCAATGGCGCTAGAAACCCGGTTTCTCAAAGAAACCGGGTTTCTGGGGTGTCTAACCAAAACCCTCTTTCTTATTAAAAATAATTACCAACACTTGACTTTAATTCCCCCCTCTCCTAAAAGGCGAGGGGGCTAGGGGGAGAAGTTCTTAAGTCGCGCAGCATTTTACTGGTGCCTTCATTAATCGCTTTTTCCACCAGTTGGGGAATGAGTTCGGTGAGGGGTAAGTCGGGAAAGGTGGGACTGATAGATGTTTCTGTGTAGCCTTGTAAGACAAGTAAGTAAATTTTTAGTTGCTGGTTACGGTAAATCCAAACTTCAGGAACGCCCATCGCTTCATAAGCATCTAAGGTAGTTCTAGAAGTAACATCCGCCTCTATTGCTAAATCTGGGGGTGGATACTGTTTTAAATCCAAGTTAGTACAACCTTGCATTAGGTCAGCATTTTGGATGTAGAAACAGGTATCGGGTTCAATTCCGGCAATTTCTGGACGTTTGAGGGTAGTTGAGCCAAAATCTTCCCAATTACGCCCCTGTATATCCAGAATTGTTGTGATAATGTAAGCAATAATGCGGTGGGGACGTTCATGCAAGGCTAGCGGGGACATAATTTCTAGGGTTCCTCGGTAGTAGGTGATGCGGCTATTGCGTTTTTCTCCTAAGTCGATCAGAATTTGCTCGAAGTCTTGCCAGGAAAGGTTAGGGATAGTTATCTGGCTGCCTGGAGTGAGTTTAATCGTTTGAACGGGAACGGTTACGCTCATAGAAGTGCCTCCGTTAGTTCCTGGACTGTTTCTTTAATGTTGACACGCCAGTTGCCTTTGCACAACGAAATCAACTAGACGCTTGAAGAAACCCGGTTTCTTTGAGAAACCGGGTTTCTGAGGTGTGTGAGCAAAGAATCTAAAGTGCGATCGCTTGCTATACAAAAGCTCTAGAATTCAGAAATGGCAAATGTTTTCGGAGAGTGACAGAAGAGGGCTATGTATAGCAACCGCTCTCGTCGGTTAAGGCATTCTGAATTCCTGAAACGTTGGCGGATTATAAACACTTCTTCCCTAGTCCCTAGCTATACCACCGAGATGCTAAAGCCTACGTATCCCTCCCCACACTGACGAAAGAACGTCGTAGATCGGCATCTTGCCGGAAATTCGCCTGTGGGTGACATTCACGTAAGTGTGGATGCACAGAATTTGCATTTGTCAATACCTATTTGCCAAATTTATCGAGTCTTAGCACAACTTTTTACGTATTATGACGGATGAAAGCCTCTGATCATCAGTATTTTGGCTGAGTTTTGAGTCCTGTTAGCGATATTTTTATCTATCTTTAAATATATTTTTTTGATGAAGATTGGCTCAAAGTACTGACAAGACCGATCGGGGTATGCCAATCTGTTTTCAGTGGTAACACTCAGATGAGCGCGAAATTACCTAACTACAGTAAGTTTTACA
Protein-coding sequences here:
- a CDS encoding response regulator, producing MNSLPDESKNYNILIVDDTLHNLRLLSNILTDRGYRVRCVPKGTMALSTARLCPPDLILLDIMMPEMDGYEVGKRLKADELTRDIPIIFISALYEALDKVKAFAIGGVDYITKPFQVEEVLARVENQFRLQKLQKQLAEQNALLQQEIRVRREAEMALRQQLKRSQLVGAILERIRSSLNLEEVLTTAVREVREFLSTDRTIIYRFNPDWSGVVAVESVGEGWTSTLATEIKDNCFINTYVPLYQQGRIAAIADIQKSDLDPCHLDLLSTFEVKANLVVPILYAEETIVNSKSFIQNRLWGLLIAHNCQGEREWHLSEIESLQQLCVQLAIAIQQCTLFEQAKTEIADRKQAEEKLRQSEQRFRDVSEAVGEYLWEMDINAIYTFVTDRVKSIKKYAPPQLIGRAPLEFMPQEDKEKVDNILRDAARTKSTFKVEHRHITPRGKIIWEEISGIPLLDCNSNVVGFRGAGLNITERKQAEEVLQKAKEAADAANRAKSEFLANMSHELRTPLNAILGFTQIMNRDSSLNSEQQEHLRIINRSGEHLLSLINDILEMSKIEAGRTTLNEKTFDLIRLLNILSEMLQLKASNKGLKLLIEYAPDLPQYVRTDEIKLRQVLINLLGNAIKFTEAGSVTLRVSLVISPSSLVKEFAQMTDDKGQITILFEVEDTGFGIAPEEINKLFQAFGQTETGRKSQQGTGLGLAISQKFVQLMGGDITVSSVVGIGTKFTFNIQSGLAQFHEVQTIQETRKVIGLALNQPEYRILVVEDVKVSRILLVKLLASVGFFVREAANGYEAISLWSSWSPHLIFMDMQMPSMDGYEATKRIKAQSKGQATPIVALTTSAFEEQRRSVLSAGCDDFIRKPFREEIIFEKIAQYLGVRYLYEESLSDKKQIAEDQTADLSYLSGSSPYILAVSSFQDMSAEWVAALHQAAIEADGEFIFSLAEQITNSNAMLFKALTDLVNSFQFEKITDVTEQIIK
- a CDS encoding ATP-binding protein, translated to MSKNLTQPSKGNILVVDDQPNNLRVLSSMLTKHGYHVRKALNGQIAVSACQTVLPDLILLDIMMPNMDGYEVCQVLKADEKTREVPVIFISALDDVLDKVKAFRVGGIDYITKPFQIEEVLVRVTNQLTIQQQHRQLTEQNAKLQKLNEELACSNAELEQFAYIASHDLQSPLQAIVGYARILSWKYEKNLDDDAKRYIERIVNAGWRMTQLIEDLLAYSRVGTRTEEFNPTDCKTVLEEALGNLREEISSSGASITHSDLPTIRADRTQLMRLFQNLISNSIKFRRPEVPPSIEITAQPKNNDEWLIAVRDNGIGIETENFERIFEIFQRLHSYNDYPGTGIGMSICKKIVERHGGRIWVESQIEVGTTFYFTIPNV
- a CDS encoding hybrid sensor histidine kinase/response regulator; its protein translation is MLLALAEPIYEEKTGKLLGVTYVIRTIDEISKFLRTIEISRSGQVFIIERDGSLVANSNKEKAYIKSSTIKDQKRLLATDSSNQLVRFTAKYLSSRFGNFSKIDSTQQLYFMLDGKRQFVQVLPFHDSRGLNWLIVAIVPESDFMEQINANTRTTIMLCLVALIVATFVGIITDRWVTQPIRRLNAAATALYEGKLEDTLEVERSDELGNLTRAFNQMAIQLKESFAALENANSELEKKVNERTAQLQKAKSAADAANQAKSEFLANMSHELRTPLNAILGFAQLMNSAGSLTLEQEQNLGIISRSGEHLLRLINQVLELSKIEAGRITLNEENFDLYCLLEDLEDMFRLKAEDKDLQLIFERSPTVPQYLRTDEVKLRQVLINLLNNAIKFTDFGGVSLKVKSKKADFFLFTFEVEDTGPGIAPEELNNLFKAFVQTKTGKTSHQGTGLGLAISRQFVKLMKGEITVSSEVGKGTIFKFDIAIAQVDATDIKSKQSPRRVIALEPNQPSYRILIVDDRWENRHLLYKMLQPLGFDLQEASNGLEAIEIWSSWRPHLIWMDMRMPVMDGYEATKHIKTHTKGQATAIIALTASVFEEEKAVVLSAGCDDFLRKPFREADIFEVMHKHLGVHYIYDEPTDSVASTQKEG
- a CDS encoding nucleotidyltransferase family protein, whose product is MFDAIIFELCYKNLKLNRTQLEPNLKMQRLLELDLFFMQQGKVYQTLRKLAQALESAGIDYCIIGGMALVIHGYVRATQDVDILLSSSGLEAFCRFLVGRGFVPSFPGASRSFRDTVTNVTVEILITGEFPGDGKPKSVSFPNPATVTVDREGIKVIAINKLIELKLASGMSAPDRLKDLADVLELIRELQLPANLTEELDESVQAKYNELWTAVEQAKGYS
- a CDS encoding GGDEF domain-containing response regulator produces the protein MISARASTPKGNILLVDDTPENLHLLSELLIDQGYKVRCVMNGQTALKAARAKAPDLILLDIMMPHMNGYEVCQILKADPQTNEIPVIFLSALDEVLDKVRAFSVGGVDYITKPFQFEEVLMRVKNQLALKTAEVKILQLNAELEFKVKERTNQLKERSFELELANQELQQEIAERKLLEKQLLHIALHDPLTGLPNRALFMERLKQALKRAKEQSIYQFAVLFLDCDRFKIVNDSLGHLVGDELLTAIANRLQAFLKPVDTFARLGGDEFTLLVEDIKDASSVTEIAERILGELSRPFYLDKREVFMTASIGIVLGNIRYNQPEHLLRDADTAMYRAKASGKARYHVFDPTMHQEALELLQLETDLRRAIERQEFVVYYQPIVALATGKIAGFEALVRWQHPTRGFVSPGDFIPVAEETGLITSIGTWVMRSACQQLRIWQEQKLAQDHLTMSVNLSVPEFSQPNLIAHIDQILHETQLSPQSLKLEITESAIMDKDGSVTGILQELRNRQIQLSIDDFGTGYSSLSYLNRLPVDTLKIDRSFINPIDNNPESLGLVPVIISIAHTLGMSAIAEGVETPQQLAKLRTLNCGFGQGYLFSKPLDSKLVVDLLAADPLY
- a CDS encoding Uma2 family endonuclease — protein: MSVTVPVQTIKLTPGSQITIPNLSWQDFEQILIDLGEKRNSRITYYRGTLEIMSPLALHERPHRIIAYIITTILDIQGRNWEDFGSTTLKRPEIAGIEPDTCFYIQNADLMQGCTNLDLKQYPPPDLAIEADVTSRTTLDAYEAMGVPEVWIYRNQQLKIYLLVLQGYTETSISPTFPDLPLTELIPQLVEKAINEGTSKMLRDLRTSPPSPLAF